The Ascaphus truei isolate aAscTru1 chromosome 20, aAscTru1.hap1, whole genome shotgun sequence genome includes the window cccatcatctacACAGCGTATGACCCCCAACGCGAGCGCACAGGTGCTGCACACTGTCACCGTCTCCCTCGCACCTTCCATCCCGCTTCCATATCACTCGCCCTATTTTATTCCACAATCTCGCTCtccttttctctgtctctctcctatcTTTCTCTCGCttttttttgtctctctctctctcttttctgtcTGTTTCTCTCCTTTCTCACTCTCTActcactctctttccctctctccatttctttctccctccccccctccatttccctccctccttccatttctccctctcttctgcctccaccccccccccccatttctccctctcactcaatccatctctcccccccccagatgGCTCTCTTCTTCAGCTCCCTCGTGCTCTCCGCTCTCAACGCGCGCTGGTTCTCCCCCACCACCTCCAAGATCATGTTCAAGATCCACGCCATCGAGCGCGAGCACGGACTGGGGGGAGACGTGGGATTCGGCTCCAACTCGGAGGGTTACCAGCTCCTGCGCGAGCAGGACCCCAAATACGGCGCCCTCCGCCGCCGCTTTCTGTGGTACCACGGAATCTCCGCGCTCTGCAACCTCATCTTGCTGTTCTTCAACGGCGCCAACCTGGGCTACATCGCCCTGATTCTGCCCACTTTGTAGTGGGGCGGTAATGGGGCATCAGAgccatctctctgccccccttccccccaccccgaaAACCCAGGGACCAAGCAAGAACTGCCAAAAAATTACCCCAAATCCACATTGTATTTCTACTAtttgtcataatttttttttaaaccgtaaTGAATGTATCGCTTTAAATATGGCCGCCAGCGCGCTCCGGAGTTCAGCAGGCGCGAGGTGGAGATCTTGGGCTCTTGAGACGGAtgttaaattaaataaaagacTGTAATCCCGATGATTTGtacaataataataaagaaaattaAAGTGGGACTTTTAAATATGGCGGCTGGGAGGCATTCTTCATTCTTCGCTCGCTCTTTGGGTGGGCAGTCTCGCACACAGGAGACACTAGCTCTTTGGGTGGGCAGACTTCCTCTTTGGGTGGGCAGACTTCCTCTTTGGGTGGGCAGTCTCGCACACTGGAAGACATCCTCACTCGGTGGCAGTCTCGCTCGCTCTTTGCGTGGGCAGTCTCGCACACTGGAGACACTTGCTCTTTGGGTGGGCAGACTTCCTCTTTGGGTGGGCAGTCTCGCACACTGGAAGACATCCTCACTCGGTGGCAGTCTCGCTCGCTCTTTGCGTTGGCAGTCACACACTGGAGACACTTGCTCTTTGGGTAGGCAGTCTCGCACACTGGAGACACTTGCTCTTTGGGTGGGCAGTCTCGCACACTGGAGACACTTGCTCTTTGGGTAGGCAGTCTCGCACACTGGAGACACTTGCTCTTTGGGTGGGCAGTCTCGCACACTGGAGACACTTGCTCTTTGGTTAGGCAGTCtcactgtcacacttgcctctgatccgcgcggagaccgactcagggaagcaccacggggcagagtcatgcgcccacgcactgccagggcagtgcaggcacaGCGGCGTGATGGCGAAGCTCTGCGATACGcagcgcgcacgcgcacgggttgctcggcaaccaggaagcaggagaacgtgagggagctgctggagcctcccacaggcggagacttgctgaatGAAACGCATGACgtcgtcgcgacgcgcatcgcgcacgcgcgcgggttgcccggcaaccagagctagcatcaggaaagcctaattgcaagctgtttttgatcagtgtctctctgacaccattggtggaccagtacacacccctgcaaggtaattggacccttccctcatatatacctgcttctgcctgtccttcattgctgagcataaactcctgtttatgcattgtgctcaccgctgctgtttagttttgtcttgaacctgtttgacctgtttgaccctgcctgttcttggatttctacactctccagcgctttgaccccggcttcgttactcgactactctaccttctattacccaggaccttggctacgaaactctacctacccggactctccaaccctgaaacacggcaagtaccctgactaccctgacctctccaaccctacgacgcggtacgactaggactacgcactccggacaggactgcgtggttgtgggtcggtgcctatacataccccacctcagccccgcggtcttccgtcctgtttgtggtgagcgcagcgtgacaatatgttcagcccaacaaacatggacgccgctgaggtggcccgacgcttagacacccatgaggaatgcttccggcaacttaccggttCATTTACACTaaaggaacaactagtttcccaacttaaacaagacgtggataccctgactgaacaagttaaACGTTTATCTGTATCTACCAGCAACCccgttccactcgcagccactcctgcactcttcacacctacctccgaaccacgactacctgcgcccaaccgttatgcaggggatcccagcggttgtcgggggtttctgaaccagtgtttcatacagtttgaactaaTGCCCTCTCATTTTCCGGTTTCACGTATTAaagtcgcatacataatctccctgctgacggacgccgccctggcatgggcttctatctgggagcaacgcccagatttgacctctgaccttactctcttcgtcaccgaatttagaagggtgtttgacactccAGGACGTAGggttacggctgcatccactctgcttaatatttctcagggagaccgtactgtggctcgttatgccctggacttccggacggtggcggccgagaccggctggaacgatgtggctctatctgcagtcttctggcagggcctgtccgaacggttgaaggatgaattagcagctctggatcgtcccgctggacttgaggacctgatagacctgtgcattcggatggaccagcgcctccaagaaagaaggatggagagaaacaaacactcccgaggtatacaatcgtcttctctgtctaccatagggcctctactctccacaactcctgtcctagatgaacccatgcagctgggagggactagcctttcgcctatcgagaggcaacgaagaagacgagcgggactatgcctctactgtggcaataacggccacctggtattcaactgtccactgaagccgggaaatgccaaagtccagtgagtataaggaggatcacgctgggcactgcaactcttccccctcctcaaccctctacgaggttttatctacctatctccatattcggtgagaccttcacagtacagacacaggcctttctggattcggggtcaggaggaaacttcgtggaccaaaggttcgccttcaagaataaaataccgttggtacccaaagatcgaccggtaggtcttgaagccattgacggacgaccattgcagcccgcgatcatttccttacaaaccataccccttaacatcatgactagcgactttcactccgagactataacctttgatgtcattcacaccccctcctcgaacatcattctgggacttccgtggctccggatccacaatcctgtcattgactggacagaggccacgccacttcgttggagttctttttgcttggaacattgcatgtctgctcctaaggcagtggcaggaatggaggtcacggatcctgacagggtacggctgccggggatatacgaagatttccgcgatgtctttgacaaacgtcaagcagaggtacttccgccacatcggacgtacgactgtcctatcgatcttctacccggggccatacctcccagaggagggtcatacccactatctattcctgagacccaggccatgagaacatatattcaggagaatctccagagggggttcatcaAGAAATCgtcatcacctgcgggggcaggattttttttcgtcaagaaaaaggacggaaccctcagaccctgcattgattaccggggtctcaacaaactcaccataaaaaaccgctaccccctcccgttgatagccgaattgttcgacaaactccagggagccaggatcttcacgaaactggacctcagaggagcctataatctggttagaatcagagaaggagacgaatggaagacagcattcaatactcgcgacgggcattacgagtacctggtcatgccatttggattgtgtaatgctcctgcagtcttccaagactttgtcaacgacattttcagagaccttctggaccaccatgttatTGTATACAtggacgatatattaattttttccagatccatgccggaacatatgatgcatgtcaagcaagtcctgcagcgtttaagagagaaccatttgtatgccaagctcgagaaatgccatttccatcaaacatccacctcttttctcggctacatcatatcggataccggtcttgctatggatcctaccaaggtcaaggcggtactcgaatggccctgtcccctctccctcaaggccatccaaaggttcctcggtttcgctaactactaccggaggttcattcagggattctcatcggtagtagcacccatcacggcactcacacagaagggagctgatcctacaaggtggactgagaaggctctccag containing:
- the TMEM205 gene encoding transmembrane protein 205, which encodes MTTEGEPGSLVKIVHLLVLSASWGMQFWMTFIAGRVLFRRLPRHTFGLVQSKLFPYYSHAVLCCCFLNLVIYTAYHPRELLSPSESAQMALFFSSLVLSALNARWFSPTTSKIMFKIHAIEREHGLGGDVGFGSNSEGYQLLREQDPKYGALRRRFLWYHGISALCNLILLFFNGANLGYIALILPTL